A region of Brevundimonas sp. NIBR10 DNA encodes the following proteins:
- a CDS encoding phosphomannomutase/phosphoglucomutase → MMKPRQDLTPNTIDFENIPFVKPTGFREYDARWILDKEINLLGIQALGLGLATFVHESGVQPRIVVGHDFRSYSLMVKQALILGLIEGGMEVLDIGLALSPMAYFGQFALNAPCVAMVTASHNENGWTGVKMGTNPPVTFGPDEMGRLKEIVLGGLGVSRPGGRVERIENFRETYLKEVVGDIKLSRPLKVIAACGNGTAGAFAPDALRMMGAEVIEMDCDLDYTFPKYNPNPEDHEMLVSMAERLRETGADLALGFDGDGDRCGVVDDTGNEIFADKIGLLLARDLSAIYKDATFVVDVKSTGLYKTDEVLKANGATTVYWKTGHSYIKRKTAELGALAGFEKSGHFFLANPIGRGYDDGLVAAAAVLQMMDRNPGKALSELKTALPDAWTSLTMSPHCGDEVKYGVLDKIVAEYEELAAEGGSILGRKILEVITVNGARVHLEDGSWVLVRASSNKPEMVVVVESMRSEDDMRALFREEIKPRLAAHPEIGAYNQEI, encoded by the coding sequence ATGATGAAGCCGCGCCAGGACCTGACGCCGAACACGATCGACTTCGAGAACATTCCCTTCGTCAAGCCGACGGGGTTCCGGGAATATGACGCCCGCTGGATCCTGGATAAGGAGATCAATCTTCTGGGCATCCAGGCCCTGGGTCTGGGCCTGGCCACCTTTGTCCACGAAAGCGGCGTTCAGCCTCGCATCGTCGTCGGCCACGACTTCCGCTCCTATTCGCTGATGGTGAAGCAGGCGCTGATCCTGGGCCTGATCGAGGGCGGGATGGAGGTGCTGGACATCGGCCTGGCCCTGTCGCCGATGGCCTATTTCGGACAGTTCGCCCTGAATGCGCCGTGCGTCGCCATGGTCACCGCCTCGCACAACGAGAACGGCTGGACCGGCGTCAAGATGGGCACCAATCCGCCCGTCACCTTCGGACCGGATGAGATGGGCCGGCTGAAGGAAATCGTGCTGGGCGGCCTGGGCGTCTCGCGCCCGGGCGGACGGGTCGAGCGGATCGAGAATTTCCGGGAAACCTATCTCAAGGAGGTGGTCGGCGACATCAAGCTGAGCCGCCCGCTCAAGGTCATCGCCGCCTGCGGCAACGGCACGGCCGGTGCCTTCGCTCCCGACGCCCTGCGGATGATGGGTGCCGAGGTGATCGAGATGGACTGCGACCTCGACTACACCTTCCCCAAATACAATCCGAACCCCGAGGACCACGAGATGCTGGTCTCCATGGCCGAGCGGCTGCGCGAGACGGGCGCCGACCTGGCCCTGGGCTTCGACGGCGACGGCGACCGCTGCGGCGTGGTCGACGATACGGGTAATGAGATCTTCGCCGACAAGATCGGCCTGTTGCTGGCCCGCGATCTGTCGGCGATCTACAAGGACGCGACCTTCGTCGTCGATGTGAAATCGACCGGCCTGTACAAGACCGACGAAGTGCTCAAGGCCAACGGTGCCACCACCGTCTACTGGAAGACGGGCCACTCCTACATCAAGCGCAAGACCGCTGAACTGGGGGCCCTGGCCGGGTTCGAGAAGTCCGGGCACTTCTTCCTCGCGAACCCGATCGGCCGTGGCTACGACGACGGCCTGGTCGCCGCCGCCGCCGTGCTCCAGATGATGGATCGCAATCCCGGCAAGGCTTTGTCCGAACTCAAGACCGCCCTGCCGGACGCCTGGACCAGCCTGACCATGTCGCCCCACTGCGGCGACGAGGTGAAGTACGGGGTGCTCGACAAGATCGTCGCCGAGTACGAGGAGCTTGCGGCCGAGGGCGGCTCGATCCTGGGGCGCAAGATCCTCGAGGTCATCACGGTCAACGGTGCCCGGGTGCATCTGGAGGACGGATCCTGGGTCCTGGTTCGCGCCTCGTCGAACAAGCCGGAGATGGTCGTGGTGGTCGAGTCCATGCGGTCCGAGGACGACATGCGCGCCCTGTTCCGCGAGGAGATCAAGCCGCGCCTGGCCGCCCACCCCGAAATCGGCGCCTACAATCAGGAAATCTGA
- a CDS encoding 2,3-bisphosphoglycerate-dependent phosphoglycerate mutase, producing MPRLILLRHGQSQWNLENRFTGWVDVDLTPEGEAQARRGGELIAGADFKPTVMFTSVLTRAKRTGALALQSAGLTGVPVIEDWRLNERHYGGLTGLDKAETAAKHGEDQVKVWRRSYDVPPPPLAPGGEWDFNADPRYAGQTIPDTESLKTTLDRVLPYWNEAIAPRLKAGEDVLITAHGNSLRAIVKLLFDVPDDQIVGVEIPTGNPLEITLGADLKPTAARYLDEGRAQALPPVA from the coding sequence ATGCCTCGTCTGATCCTGTTGCGCCACGGCCAGAGCCAGTGGAACCTGGAAAACCGCTTCACCGGCTGGGTCGACGTCGATCTTACGCCTGAGGGCGAGGCCCAGGCGCGGCGGGGCGGCGAACTGATCGCCGGTGCGGATTTCAAGCCGACCGTCATGTTCACCTCGGTCCTGACCCGGGCCAAACGCACCGGGGCCCTGGCCCTCCAATCGGCGGGGCTGACCGGGGTGCCGGTGATCGAGGACTGGCGGCTGAACGAGCGGCACTACGGCGGGCTCACCGGGCTCGACAAGGCCGAGACGGCCGCCAAGCACGGCGAGGATCAGGTCAAGGTCTGGCGCCGAAGCTATGACGTCCCGCCGCCGCCGCTGGCCCCGGGCGGGGAATGGGACTTCAACGCCGACCCCCGCTATGCCGGCCAGACCATTCCCGACACCGAGAGCCTGAAGACCACGCTCGACCGCGTCCTGCCCTATTGGAACGAGGCCATCGCACCGCGCCTGAAGGCCGGCGAGGATGTGCTCATCACGGCCCACGGCAACTCGCTGCGAGCGATCGTCAAACTGCTGTTCGATGTGCCGGACGACCAGATCGTGGGCGTCGAGATTCCGACCGGGAATCCGCTCGAGATCACCCTGGGCGCTGACCTGAAGCCCACGGCGGCCCGCTATCTCGACGAAGGACGGGCTCAAGCCCTGCCGCCGGTCGCATGA
- a CDS encoding bifunctional diaminohydroxyphosphoribosylaminopyrimidine deaminase/5-amino-6-(5-phosphoribosylamino)uracil reductase RibD, with product MTASSAEVGSNDTAHMGRAIELALSRMGETWPNPAVGCVIVKDGVVLSEAATAPGGRPHAEEQAVPGAGPDVRGATAYVTLEPCGARSSGRQSCAQFLAEAGIARVVVACLDPSPFASGRGTERLRQAGLTVETGLLGSEARVLCEGFLHRLETGRPMVKISTDGAGFDARFAASPRADLVTELQRLGEAGYTRLWTGPGELADALSAQGLLTV from the coding sequence ATGACGGCGTCCTCAGCCGAGGTCGGATCGAACGATACGGCCCATATGGGGCGGGCCATCGAACTGGCCCTGTCGCGGATGGGCGAGACCTGGCCGAATCCTGCCGTCGGCTGTGTGATCGTCAAGGACGGCGTCGTCCTGTCCGAGGCGGCGACCGCGCCTGGCGGCCGTCCGCACGCTGAGGAACAGGCTGTGCCCGGGGCCGGACCGGACGTGCGTGGCGCAACAGCCTATGTGACGCTGGAGCCCTGCGGGGCGCGGTCGTCGGGCCGACAGTCCTGCGCCCAGTTCCTGGCCGAGGCCGGGATCGCGCGGGTGGTGGTGGCCTGTCTGGACCCTTCGCCCTTCGCCTCGGGGCGGGGCACCGAGCGGCTGCGGCAGGCCGGGCTCACCGTCGAGACGGGACTGCTGGGATCCGAGGCCCGGGTGCTGTGCGAAGGCTTCCTGCATCGGCTCGAAACCGGCCGGCCAATGGTCAAGATCAGCACGGACGGGGCCGGCTTCGACGCCCGCTTCGCGGCCTCGCCCCGCGCCGATCTGGTCACCGAACTGCAACGCCTCGGCGAGGCCGGATACACGCGCCTGTGGACCGGTCCCGGCGAACTGGCCGACGCCCTGTCGGCTCAAGGGTTGCTGACCGTTTAA
- a CDS encoding pentapeptide repeat-containing protein, translating into MTPLAEHPPRRRISQSELNAICARHDRLWQAKPGGARAVFAWMDISGLVLTGRNLADADFTAACLSGCDLTGAKLDNAIFFGADLQGASLTEASLRRADLRGACLRGADLSGADLFEADLREGTLATARPEGGFAIVEAARSHDTQAQGACLAGANLQRSRLSGIAAQAADFSDAIMKDCKLVRANLKQACFRGADLAGADMSGADLSGADLRDAVLVGVTASMWRTDGANLDGALTDDRSSGSRVADLPAADMLHDHATWCETGGAKGQPSVFDDVDLRPLRSITGLNLTALSARRAVFYGLDMEGVQLQGARLEGADLRQTHLRRADLRGARLTGAKLSGADMREAQLGPLMIGPDRLLAADLTGATMRGTDLGGADLRRACLAKADLTRAILHGAQTRHTDFDGATLTGVKGLDIEEKAA; encoded by the coding sequence ATGACTCCGCTTGCCGAGCATCCACCGAGACGCCGCATCAGCCAGTCCGAGCTGAACGCGATCTGCGCACGCCATGATCGGCTCTGGCAGGCGAAGCCGGGCGGGGCTCGCGCCGTCTTCGCCTGGATGGATATCTCGGGTCTGGTCCTGACCGGCCGGAACCTGGCTGACGCGGACTTCACGGCAGCCTGCCTGAGCGGTTGCGACCTGACCGGGGCCAAGCTCGACAACGCCATCTTCTTCGGGGCCGACCTGCAAGGTGCCAGCCTGACCGAGGCCAGTCTGCGACGGGCCGACCTGCGCGGCGCCTGTTTGCGCGGTGCCGACTTGTCGGGGGCTGATTTGTTTGAGGCCGATCTGCGCGAAGGAACCCTGGCCACCGCCCGACCCGAAGGCGGCTTCGCCATCGTCGAGGCGGCGCGATCGCACGATACCCAGGCCCAGGGTGCCTGTCTGGCCGGAGCCAATCTGCAACGCTCGCGTCTGTCGGGGATCGCCGCCCAGGCCGCCGACTTTTCCGACGCGATCATGAAGGACTGCAAACTGGTGCGGGCCAATCTGAAACAGGCCTGTTTCCGGGGCGCGGACCTGGCCGGTGCCGATATGTCGGGTGCCGACCTGTCCGGCGCCGACCTTCGCGATGCCGTCCTGGTAGGGGTCACGGCCTCGATGTGGCGGACCGACGGAGCCAATCTGGACGGTGCTCTGACCGACGACCGGTCCTCGGGATCGCGGGTCGCCGACCTGCCCGCCGCCGACATGCTGCACGACCATGCGACCTGGTGCGAGACCGGCGGAGCCAAGGGCCAGCCTTCGGTCTTCGACGACGTCGACCTGCGACCGCTGCGGTCGATCACGGGCCTGAACCTGACCGCCCTGTCGGCCCGCCGCGCCGTCTTCTACGGCCTCGACATGGAGGGGGTACAGCTTCAGGGGGCTCGCCTGGAAGGTGCCGACCTGCGGCAGACCCATCTGCGCCGGGCCGACCTGCGGGGCGCCCGTCTGACCGGCGCGAAGCTGTCCGGTGCGGACATGCGCGAGGCTCAGCTGGGCCCGCTGATGATCGGCCCGGACCGGTTGCTGGCCGCCGATCTGACCGGCGCGACGATGAGGGGCACCGACCTGGGCGGGGCCGATCTGCGACGGGCCTGCCTGGCGAAGGCCGACCTGACGCGCGCCATCCTGCACGGCGCGCAGACACGACATACCGATTTCGACGGGGCGACCCTGACCGGCGTCAAGGGTCTGGATATCGAGGAGAAGGCCGCATGA
- a CDS encoding pentapeptide repeat-containing protein, translating to MSVVRRKLGQGDLDLFVTAHVRFVEGKSGGRRLSLKFVDLTGLDLTGRLLDDADFTGSSLEGVRMSGARLERAILFGCDLRGADLSGACLRRADIRGTCLQGANLSQADLTQADFREGVIAIPHATKGLAEMKHEQRPGLADGARFAGATLDGSRFEGVSAFKADFTDCSMKGARLTGANLKDADLSGAMLEGAEVGGANLAGARLIGADLSGVVMESARLDRTDMTGSLRAPSAAAIDRAETLMEMALDANAWAESGGELGAPACFDGEDLRPLGDRLTGLKLPALSAKGACLVGFDLRKMFLQGANLENADLRGSDLRGADLRGARMSGAILNKANLGGAQLGPLPLGPTRSMPSVLKGARLRYSSLHGTDLTRANLDGADLAGADFTGATVMEATFVEAHLDHALGLPAQRIAA from the coding sequence ATGAGCGTGGTGCGACGCAAGCTGGGTCAGGGCGACCTGGATCTGTTCGTGACGGCCCATGTCCGCTTCGTCGAAGGCAAGTCGGGCGGCCGCCGCCTGTCGCTGAAATTCGTCGATCTGACCGGGCTGGACCTGACCGGTCGCCTACTCGATGACGCAGACTTCACAGGGTCCTCGCTGGAGGGGGTCAGGATGTCGGGTGCCCGGCTGGAACGGGCGATCCTGTTCGGCTGCGACCTGCGCGGCGCGGACCTGTCGGGGGCCTGTCTGCGCCGGGCCGATATCCGGGGCACCTGCCTCCAAGGGGCCAACCTCAGCCAGGCCGACCTGACCCAGGCGGACTTCCGCGAAGGCGTCATCGCCATCCCCCACGCCACCAAGGGGCTGGCGGAGATGAAACACGAACAGCGGCCGGGCCTGGCCGACGGGGCCCGGTTCGCCGGTGCCACCCTGGACGGCTCGCGCTTCGAAGGCGTCAGCGCCTTCAAGGCCGACTTCACCGACTGTTCGATGAAGGGGGCCCGTCTGACAGGAGCCAACCTCAAGGATGCCGATCTGTCGGGTGCCATGCTCGAAGGTGCCGAGGTCGGAGGTGCCAACCTGGCCGGGGCCCGACTGATCGGGGCCGACCTGTCGGGCGTGGTCATGGAAAGCGCTCGCCTGGACCGGACCGACATGACTGGCAGCCTGAGGGCACCGAGCGCGGCCGCAATCGACCGGGCCGAGACCCTGATGGAGATGGCGCTGGATGCCAACGCCTGGGCCGAGAGCGGCGGAGAACTGGGGGCGCCGGCCTGTTTCGACGGCGAGGATCTGCGTCCCCTCGGAGACCGCCTGACTGGTCTCAAGCTGCCGGCGCTCAGCGCCAAGGGGGCCTGTCTGGTCGGCTTCGACCTGCGCAAGATGTTCCTTCAGGGGGCCAATCTGGAGAACGCCGACCTGCGCGGGTCCGATCTGCGGGGCGCGGACCTGCGCGGCGCGCGGATGTCCGGCGCCATCCTGAACAAGGCCAATCTGGGCGGCGCCCAGCTGGGGCCCCTGCCTCTGGGCCCAACCCGGTCGATGCCGTCGGTCCTCAAGGGCGCGCGCCTGCGCTATTCCAGCCTGCATGGAACCGACCTGACGCGCGCCAATCTGGACGGAGCCGACCTCGCGGGAGCCGATTTCACCGGGGCGACGGTGATGGAGGCCACCTTCGTCGAGGCCCACCTCGACCACGCCCTGGGCCTGCCTGCCCAGCGGATCGCGGCATAG
- a CDS encoding Hsp20 family protein, with product MRTIDFTPLYRSAVGFDRLAGMLESAARTSQENGWPPYNIETTGENAYRIEIAVAGFKPDELSLEVKENLLTVVGKKAANDDATAAQKTYLHRGLAKRDFERRFQLADYVVVTDANLDNGLLSISLKRELPEALKPRRIEIGTGAARLIEGEAAAA from the coding sequence ATGCGTACCATCGACTTCACCCCCCTCTATCGCTCGGCCGTCGGCTTCGACCGTCTGGCGGGCATGCTGGAAAGCGCCGCGCGCACCAGCCAGGAGAACGGCTGGCCGCCCTACAATATCGAGACGACCGGCGAGAACGCCTATCGGATCGAGATCGCCGTCGCCGGCTTCAAGCCCGACGAGCTGTCGCTCGAGGTCAAGGAAAACCTGCTGACCGTGGTCGGAAAGAAGGCCGCCAACGACGACGCCACCGCCGCGCAGAAGACCTATCTGCACCGCGGTCTGGCCAAGCGTGACTTCGAGCGCCGGTTCCAGCTGGCCGACTATGTCGTCGTCACCGACGCGAACCTTGACAATGGCCTGCTGTCCATCAGCCTGAAGCGCGAACTGCCCGAGGCCCTCAAGCCCCGCCGCATCGAGATCGGCACGGGCGCAGCCCGTCTGATCGAAGGCGAAGCCGCCGCCGCATAA